Proteins encoded in a region of the Naumannella halotolerans genome:
- a CDS encoding FtsW/RodA/SpoVE family cell cycle protein has product MSQTQTPEQAPTVVVYHKRRNVELFMLVLACAVGIGAYWITSMNLLGESPANLPYVAGVWLGLALLCHIVVRWRLPYADPLILPCVFFLNGLGLVMIHRLDLATRYADEPANDAVTQLMWTVLAVGVLIFGIFVVRDYRPLQRFTYTLALLGIGLLLLPLVPGIGRTINGSSIWIGVGPFSFQPSEVAKIALAIAFSSYLVEKRDVLAMAGARILGIDLPRPRDLGPILIVWGVAMAILVFQRDLGTSLLFFGLFVMMIYVATERPGWAVLGLLMFAGGGFLGYSIFGHVRTRVQAWLDPFADPEANYQVIQGLFGFAWGGMTGTGLGLGQPWRTPLAKSDYIMASIGEELGVAGLMAVIMVYAILVARALRTALASREPFGKLLAAGLGFVWALQVFAIVGGVTKLLPLTGLTTPFMSQGGSSLLANWTVAGLLLIISHQVRRPVITGPALVDNESTQVINRPRGVR; this is encoded by the coding sequence ATGAGCCAGACCCAGACCCCCGAACAGGCCCCGACCGTCGTCGTCTACCACAAGCGCCGCAATGTCGAGCTGTTCATGCTCGTCCTGGCCTGTGCCGTCGGCATCGGCGCCTACTGGATCACCTCGATGAACCTGCTCGGTGAGTCACCCGCCAACCTGCCCTATGTGGCCGGGGTCTGGCTCGGGCTGGCCCTGCTGTGCCACATCGTCGTCCGCTGGCGGCTGCCCTACGCCGACCCGCTGATCCTGCCGTGCGTGTTCTTCCTGAACGGCCTCGGCCTGGTGATGATCCACCGGTTGGATCTGGCCACCAGGTACGCCGACGAACCGGCGAACGACGCGGTGACCCAGCTGATGTGGACCGTGCTGGCGGTCGGCGTGTTGATCTTCGGCATCTTCGTGGTCCGGGACTACCGGCCGCTGCAGCGGTTCACCTACACCTTGGCGCTGTTGGGGATCGGCCTGTTGCTGTTGCCGCTGGTCCCCGGCATCGGCCGCACGATCAACGGCTCCAGCATCTGGATCGGGGTCGGCCCGTTCTCCTTCCAGCCCTCCGAAGTGGCCAAGATCGCCCTGGCGATCGCCTTCTCCTCCTACCTGGTGGAGAAGCGGGACGTGCTGGCGATGGCCGGCGCCCGGATCCTGGGCATCGACCTGCCCCGCCCGCGCGACCTCGGACCGATCCTGATCGTCTGGGGCGTCGCCATGGCGATCCTGGTCTTCCAACGCGATCTGGGTACGTCGCTGCTGTTCTTCGGCCTGTTCGTAATGATGATCTACGTCGCCACCGAACGCCCCGGCTGGGCAGTCCTCGGGTTGTTGATGTTCGCCGGCGGTGGCTTCCTCGGCTACAGCATCTTCGGCCACGTCCGTACCCGCGTGCAGGCCTGGCTGGATCCCTTCGCCGATCCCGAGGCGAACTACCAGGTGATCCAAGGCCTCTTCGGTTTCGCCTGGGGCGGGATGACCGGAACCGGTCTCGGTCTCGGCCAGCCCTGGCGTACCCCGCTGGCGAAGTCGGACTACATCATGGCCTCGATCGGCGAAGAGCTCGGTGTCGCCGGGTTGATGGCAGTGATCATGGTCTACGCGATCCTGGTCGCGCGCGCACTGCGTACCGCCCTGGCCTCGCGCGAACCGTTCGGCAAGCTGCTCGCCGCCGGTCTCGGATTCGTCTGGGCGCTGCAGGTGTTCGCCATCGTCGGCGGCGTCACCAAGCTGTTGCCGTTGACCGGTCTGACCACACCGTTCATGTCCCAGGGTGGCTCGTCGCTGCTGGCGAACTGGACCGTCGCCGGACTGTTGTTGATCATCTCCCATCAGGTCCGACGGCCGGTGATCACCGGACCGGCCCTGGTCGACAACGAGAGCACCCAGGTGATCAACCGACCCAGGGGGGTGCGATGA